CCGACCTTGCGCACCGGCACGGGCTCGGGCTTGTAGACCACGCGCAGCATGGCCTCCACCACAGCCTGGTCGTAGGCCTTGGCCTTGCCGCGCATGGATTCCAGGACCTTCACGGGATCGACCCCCCGGGCCTCCATGCGGTCCAGATCCAGGGCGATCCGCAGGATGCGCGCCTCCAGGGGCTGGGCGTCGTGCAGGGGCGCGTTCTGGTAGCGGATGATGCGCGCCACGGGCACGAGCTGGTCCACGTTGACCAGCAGGTTGGCCGCGATGCTGGGGTGCATGCCGAAGATCTGCTGCTCCTCGGGGCTCAGGGGCTGGCCCTGGTTCATCTTGGCCACGATCTCCCCGGGCAGGGCCACGCAGCCGATGTGCGACAGGGTCACGGCCAGCTCCAGGCGCGACAGGGGCTGCACGCCCAGGGCCCGGCCCGTGGCCAGCACCCGCTCGCGGATGCGCCGGGAGTAGCTCAGGGCCTCGGGGTTGACCAGCTCCAGGATGTCCACCAGGATCTTGACCCCGCCCAGCAGGCGCAGCCGGGTGGCCTTGCGCTCGCGCACGTCGGCGGCGTGGGCGCGCAGGGCGTCGCCCAGCAGGGGCAAAAGCTCCGCCGGGGGGCAGGGCTTGGCCAGATAGCGCCAGACCCGGCCCCGGTTGACGGCGGCCACGGCGTCGGCCTGGGCCGTGCTGGCCGTAAGCACCACGCGGATGGTGCTGGGGGCGTGCTGCTGCAGCTCTTCCAGCAGGGCGAAGGCGTCGGCGCCGCCAAGGCCCAGCTCGACCACCACCACCCCCACGCCGTGCTTGCCCTGCAGCAGGCCGCGCGCCTGGGCGTAGTCCGGGCAATGGGCCAGGCGCACCCCGGCGGGCAGGCCAGGGGTCAGGGCGGCCAGGGCGGTCGCGTCGCGGTCGATGAACAGGATGGTCGTTTCGCTCATGGCACCCGTTTCCCCGGTCTCTACTCCATGACGATCGTGCGCGTATCGAGGTCGCGGCGGAAGCGCGCGGCCTCCAGGTCGGTGGTCACGGACAGGCGCTTGCCCATGATGATCACCTCCACGCCGCTGAAGACCCGCCGCAGGGCCCGCACATGCAGCGCGGCCAGCCGCTCACGCAGGACCTGGCGCTGCTCGAGGATGCGCACGTCCAGGGCGCGGACCTCGCCCTGAAGCTTGCCCCGCGCCTTGATCAGCTCGGCCAGGATGCGCCGGTCCTCCTCCGGGGCGGCCATGAGGGTGGCGATGGCGTCCTCGTCGCCCAGGGCGGCGTCCATGCGCTCCAGCTCCTCGGTCAGCCCGCCGCGCTGTTCGATAAGCTCCTTCTCCTCGCTGTTGGAGGGCCGGATTTCCACGATGGTCGCGCTGCGGGCCTCGTTGCCCAGGGTCTGGGCCACGATGTTGCCGCCGCTGACGACATGCCCGCCGCGGATCATGCCCCGGGGGCCGAGCACGGTCACGTCGCCCCCGGCAGTGATCTGGCAGTGCGAGATCTCCAGCTGCGCGACCACGTCGCCCCCGGCCTCGACGATGGCGTTCTGGAAAAACTTGGCGGCCACGTTGCCCTCCGCCCGGATGCGGTTGCGCCCGTTCATGAGCACTCCGCCGGAGACCACCAGCCCGCCCGCCGTGATGTCGGCCTCCTCGATGAGCCCGTCCACGATGACGTCGCCCTGGGCCTCGACGGTGCAGCCGCTGCGCACGGCGCCCTTGACGTGCACCCCGCCGTGCTGGGCGCGGATATTGCCCGTGCCCAGGTCCACGTCGCCGTTGATCTCCAGCAGCTCGGAGACTTCCAGGGTGTTGTTGCGGAAGTGGAACACGCCCTTGGCCGCGGCGCTGAACACAGTCACGCCCTCGGGGCCCGGGGCGGCGACCACGTTCTTGCCGATGCGCACCTTGGCCTCTTTGGGCTCGCGCGGGGTCACGGTCTCGCCGAAGATGTCGAAGCCCGGGGTGCCGGGCAGAGGCGGATGCAGCTCGGCCAGCGGGTCACCCGGGCTCACGAAGTGCAAGCCGCCGCGCTCGCGGTAGTCCATGGACCCGTCCTCGCGCAGGGTGCCGACGCGCTGCTCCTCGCGCAGCAGCAGGTCCAGGTGGCCGTCGATGCCCGGCTCGGGAAACAGCCCGCGCAAAAGGGCCACGAACACGTAGCTCCCCGTGCGGCGGGCCTGCTCCAGGGCCTCGGCCAGGGGCTGCGGGTCCAGCTCCAGCCCGGCCAGGGCCTTGGGCATGCCCTCCATCAGCCGTTCCACGCTGATCTCCTGGCCCATGCAGTCCAGCTGATCCACCTCCAGGGTCAGGAGCATCCGGTCTTCGGAGATGTTCCAGGTGGGGGCCAGGTAGACCCCGTCTTCGGCCAGGTAGGCCTTGCCCCAGACCCGGGCGCGCAGTTCGCGGGTGGCGGGGTCGAACTCGCAGCCCTCGTGGCGGGTGGACACGGGCGGATAGGCCATCTCGGCCAGGCCTTCGGCGGCGCGCAGGTCCTCCTCGGAGCCCAGGGTGCCGAAGACCGCGCCAGGGGGGATGGGCCGCGTGAGATCGCAGTCCGTGCGCAGCAGACGTTGCAGCAGGTCGTTGTCCATGGTCTCCGGAACTCGCGGCGTTGCCCCCGGCCCGGCGCCGGGGATATCTGCCAGCCTATCACGCGCCTCCGCCCGAGGCAACGGCCAGGAGCCGCATTCGGGCTACAGGTCGTACTTTTTGAGCTTGTACTGGAGCAGCGACTTGGAGAGGCCCAGGGCCTCGGCGGCCTTGACCTTGACGAAGTCGTTGCGCGCCAGGGCGCGGCGCAACAGGGCGGCCTCGATCTTTTCCAGGGTGTCGGCCAGGTTCAGGCGCGCGGGCAAGAGGTCCACGGCGGACTTGAACTGCGACTCCTCGTCGCGCACCTCGGGGGGCAGGTCGTCCACGCCGATGGTCGTGCCTGCGGCCAGCACGGTGCAGCGCTCGATGACGTTCTGGAGCTGGCGGACGTTGCCGGGCCAGTCGTAGCCGTTCAGGTAGTCCAGGGCCTCGGGGGAGAACCCGGTGATGCGGCTGTGGTTCTCGCGCACGTACTTGTCCAGGAAATGGGCGGCCAGCAGGGGGATGTCCTCGCGGCGCTCGCGCAGGGGCGGCATCTGGATGGCCACCACGTTCAGGCGGTAGAAAAGGTCTTCGCGGAAATCGCCCCGGTCCACGGCGGCGCGCAGGTCCACGTTGGTGGCGGCGACGATGCGGATGTCCACCTCCACCTCCTTGGTGCCGCCCACGCGCTCGAAGCGCCGCTCCTGGAGCACGCGCAGCAGCTTGACCTGGATGTCGGGGCCCAGCTCGCCGATCTCGTCCAAAAACAGCGTGCCCCCGGCGGCCAGCTCGAAGCGGCCCCGGCGGCTGGCCACGGCCCCGGTGAAGGAACCCTTCTCGTGGCCGAACAGCTCGGACTCCAGCACCCCCGGGCTCAGGGCCATGCAGTTCACCGAGACGAAGGGTGCGTCCTTGCGCGGCGAGGCAAAATGGATGGCCCGGGCCACCAGCTCCTTGCCCGTGCCCGACTCGCCCTGGATGAGCACCGTGGAGCGGCTGGGCGCGGCCTTGTCCACCATCTCCAGCACCGTCCGCATGGCCTTGGAGCGCCCGATGATATTGTGCAGGCCGTAGCGTTCCTCCAGGTTCTCGCTCAACAGACGGTACTGGCGGCGCATGCGCGCCATTTCCACGGCCTTGGACAGCGACAGCAGCAACTGCTCGTTGGAGAAGGGCTTGGTGATGTAGTCGAAGGCGCCCAGGCGCATGGCCTCCACGGCGGATTCGATGCTGCCGAAGGCGGTCATGATCAGCACCGGGATGTGCGGATAGTTGGCGTGGACGTGCTCCAGCACGTCCTGCCCCGTGAGCTTGGGCATCTTCATGTCCGTGATGACCACGTCCACCTCGGATTCCTCCAGGTAGGCCAGGCCAAGCTCGGGATCGTGCAGGGCGGTGACGGAGTACCCGGCGTCGGACAGCAGGGCGTCGAGGATGAGCAGGTAGTTGCGCTCGTCGTCCAGGACCAGGATGTTACTCGGCATGGGGCGTCTCCTCGTCGGCGGGGAAGGTGATGGTGACCTGCGCGCCGCCGTCCGGGGCGTTGGCGAAATCGAGCCCGGCCCCGTGGCTGGTCAGGATGTTGGCCACGATGGCCAGGCCCAGCCCGGTGCCGTTGTCCTTGGTGGTGAAGAACGGGTCGGCCAGCCGGGCGACCACCTCCTGGCCGAAGCCCGGGCCCGTGTCGATGAAGCGCAGGCGGGCGCCGCCGCCCTCGGCCCGGCCCTGGATGGTCAGGGTGCCTCCGCCGTCCATGGCCTGCATGGCGTTGACCATGATGTTGTACAGCGCGCGGTAGAGCAGGTCCTTGTCGCCCTTGACGTGCAGGTCCGCAGGATAGTCCTTGGCCAGGGTCACGCTTTTGCCGTTGAACTCGTGCTCCAGGAAGGTGCAGGCCTGGTCCAGCAGCAGGGCCAGGTCCACGTCCTCGCGGCGCGGCTTCTTGGGCCGGGCGTAGTCCAGGAAGTCGTTGACCGTCTGCGACAGGCGGCGGATCTCGTCGAACATGACCTGGAGCAGGGTCACGCGGGGGCTGTCCTCGGCGCGGGCCTTCTTGAGCAGCATCTCGGCGCTGGACTGGATGATGCCCAGGGGGTTGCGGATCTCGTGGGCGATGCCCGCCACCACGCGGCCCATGCTGGCCAGCTTCTCGGCCTGGAGCAGCTCGCGTTCCAGCTTCTGGGTACGCTGCATGCGCTGGCGGTTCATGGTGTCGGCCTTGCGGATGAACAGCAACAGCAGCAGGAACAGGAAGAACGACGAGGTGAAGGAGATGGCGATGATCAGCCACTGGAAGTTGATGGCCGCGCGGTAGTCGTCGGTGATGTCCTGGGAGAACTCCAGGATGCCCATGGGCTGGCCGCTGGGCCCGCCGGGGTACAGGCTGCGCTCGGTCTTCAGGGGATAGACCGTGCGCATGACCACGCTCGCGGGGTCCAGGTCGAAATGGATCATCGCCCGCCAGGGCGAGACGTTGGTGACGATCTCGAAGTTGTGCACCAGAACCTTGGCGGCCTGCTTCACCGCATCGCTGGCCAGGTCCTCGTCGCCGGCCTGCTCCGGGTCCGTGGAGTAGGACACGATGCCGTCCAGGTCGTAGATGCGCAGCTCCATCACATGCTGGCCGTGGATGGTCTCGCTGATGACCTTGTCGAGCTGGTGGTACTGCTCGTCGCGCTGCAGCTCGATGCGCCCGAAGGCCATGAGCGTGGGCACGGTGTAGCGCTGGTAGATCTGGTGGTTCAGGTTCTCGGCCAGCAGCAGGGCGAACTCGCGCTGCTTGGCCAGCAGCGTCTCGCGCGCCGAATTGGCCAGGATCACCGACATCAGGATGCTGGTGGCCATGATCAGCACCAGCGAGCCCCACGAAAGGAACCTGGCCAGCTTGAAGGGGCGGGCGGCGTCCGCAGTGGAGGGTGGTGTCTGATTCATGGGCGGGGGCGGCCTCCCGGGCGCCTAGGGCACGATGACCCCGGCGACCTTGTCCAGGGCCTCGGTCAGAGTCCTGTCGTCCAGGGCGTAGGAAAAACGCACGCAGCGGTCGTCGCCAAAGGCCGCGCCCGGCACGGCGGCCACCCCGGCCTCCTCGAGCAGCACGGTGCACATGGCCGTGGAGTCGGGCATGCGCTCGGTGTACAGCGCGCTCACGTCGGGGAACACGTAGAACGCCCCGTCGGGCCGCGGGCAGACCACCCCGGGCCAGGACGACACGATGCCGTGGGCCAGCTCGCGCCTGCGGGCGAAGGCCTCGCACATGGTGTCCATGAAATCCGTGGGCCCGGTCAGCGCGGCCACGGCGGCCTTCTGGGCGATGGAGCAGATGTTGGAGGTGCTCTGGCCCTGGATCTTGCTCATGGCCTTGACGAGGTCCGGATGGGCCAGGACGAAGCCCACGCGCCAGCCGGTCATGGCAAAGCTCTTGGACAAGCCGTTGACCACGGCCACATGCTCGGGGTGGCGCTCCCAGAAGGGCGCCAGGCTCACGGGCCGGGCCGGGGCGTAGACCAGCCGGTCGTAGATCTCGTCGGAGACGATGAACACGTCGCGGGCCACGGCCCACTCGGCCAGGGCCGTCAGCTCGGCGGCGCTGTAGTGCACGCCCGTGGGGTTGGAGGGCGAGTTGAGCAGCAGCATGCGCGTGCGCGGCGTCCTGGCGGCGTCCAGGTCGGCCGGGGTGATCTTGAAGCCCTGCTCCGCGCCCGAAGGCACCACCACCGGCTCGGCGTCGGCCAGCTGGACCATGGCCGGATAGCTCACCCAGTAGGGCCCGGGAATGAGCACCTGGTCGCCGGGGTTGAGCAGGGCCTGTATGACGTTGTACAGCGCCTGCTTGCCGCCGTTGGTGACCATGGTGGCTTCCATGGCGGCGCTGGTGCCGTAATGGCCGTTGAAATAGCCCGCCACGGCCTCGCGCAGCTCGGGGATGCCCGGCACCTGGGTATAGCGGGTGAAGCCCGCGTCCAGGGCGGCCTTGGCGGCCTCGCGGATGTGCGCGGGGGTACCGAAGTCCGGCTCGCCCACGGAAAGGCTGACGATGCTGCGGCCCTGGGCGCGCAGGTCCATGGCCTTGGCCGAAATGGCCAGGGTTGCCGAGGGCTTCACGTTCTGGAGTTTCTTGGCGATCTGCATGTCCGCTCTCGCAGGGGGTGGGGGGTGGGTGACAGGGCCCGGGGGCGCGGTGCGCCCGCCCGCCGTCCGATGCGTCCCTCTTAGGGTAATTCCCGCCGAAGGTAAATGGCCCGTGCCCGCCGGGGCGCAGGGTGTTGCAGTTCCCGGCGCTTTGCCGTACCGTTTGGGCCCCCCTACCCCAACGCCGGATCCGCCGCCCATGTTCCAGCCAGCATCCCTGCCGCTGTCCCCCATAGCCGAGCGCGCCCCGCGCGACGAGATCCTGCGCCTGCGCGCGCACCTCGAGGCCCACTGCGACCTTGGGCTGCTGGAAACCGTCCCGGCCATGGTCCTGGTGCTCGACGCCAGGCGCCAGGTGGTCCATGCCAGCCGCAGCCTGCTGGGCTACGCCGGGACGCAGGACCAGCCCATGGCCATGGCCGCCGCGCTGGGGCAGCGCCCCGGCGAGCTGTTCAGCTGCGTGCATTCCGTCGAAGCCGCCCACGGCTGCGGCGCGACCCGGGCCTGCGTGCAGTGCGGCGTACTCCGGAGCCTGCGCGACGCGGCCGCAGGCGCTGTGGCCGAGGACGAAGGCCGGATGCTCCTGCGCCGCAAGGGCCGCCTCGCCGCCGTGACCGTCACCGCGCGCGCCGTGGCCATGGACTTCGCGGGCCGGCCCTTCCTGCTGCTCTACCTGCAGGACGTGCGCGACCGGCACGCCAG
This is a stretch of genomic DNA from Desulfocurvus vexinensis DSM 17965. It encodes these proteins:
- a CDS encoding HD domain-containing phosphohydrolase, with the translated sequence MSETTILFIDRDATALAALTPGLPAGVRLAHCPDYAQARGLLQGKHGVGVVVVELGLGGADAFALLEELQQHAPSTIRVVLTASTAQADAVAAVNRGRVWRYLAKPCPPAELLPLLGDALRAHAADVRERKATRLRLLGGVKILVDILELVNPEALSYSRRIRERVLATGRALGVQPLSRLELAVTLSHIGCVALPGEIVAKMNQGQPLSPEEQQIFGMHPSIAANLLVNVDQLVPVARIIRYQNAPLHDAQPLEARILRIALDLDRMEARGVDPVKVLESMRGKAKAYDQAVVEAMLRVVYKPEPVPVRKVGLAELREGMVMAEDLVNAGGVKLLLRGQRISAASLARLTAFPEALGLREPLLVLAPPAAKGGPRGGAKGSVRRN
- a CDS encoding DUF342 domain-containing protein; the protein is MDNDLLQRLLRTDCDLTRPIPPGAVFGTLGSEEDLRAAEGLAEMAYPPVSTRHEGCEFDPATRELRARVWGKAYLAEDGVYLAPTWNISEDRMLLTLEVDQLDCMGQEISVERLMEGMPKALAGLELDPQPLAEALEQARRTGSYVFVALLRGLFPEPGIDGHLDLLLREEQRVGTLREDGSMDYRERGGLHFVSPGDPLAELHPPLPGTPGFDIFGETVTPREPKEAKVRIGKNVVAAPGPEGVTVFSAAAKGVFHFRNNTLEVSELLEINGDVDLGTGNIRAQHGGVHVKGAVRSGCTVEAQGDVIVDGLIEEADITAGGLVVSGGVLMNGRNRIRAEGNVAAKFFQNAIVEAGGDVVAQLEISHCQITAGGDVTVLGPRGMIRGGHVVSGGNIVAQTLGNEARSATIVEIRPSNSEEKELIEQRGGLTEELERMDAALGDEDAIATLMAAPEEDRRILAELIKARGKLQGEVRALDVRILEQRQVLRERLAALHVRALRRVFSGVEVIIMGKRLSVTTDLEAARFRRDLDTRTIVME
- a CDS encoding sigma-54-dependent transcriptional regulator, which codes for MPSNILVLDDERNYLLILDALLSDAGYSVTALHDPELGLAYLEESEVDVVITDMKMPKLTGQDVLEHVHANYPHIPVLIMTAFGSIESAVEAMRLGAFDYITKPFSNEQLLLSLSKAVEMARMRRQYRLLSENLEERYGLHNIIGRSKAMRTVLEMVDKAAPSRSTVLIQGESGTGKELVARAIHFASPRKDAPFVSVNCMALSPGVLESELFGHEKGSFTGAVASRRGRFELAAGGTLFLDEIGELGPDIQVKLLRVLQERRFERVGGTKEVEVDIRIVAATNVDLRAAVDRGDFREDLFYRLNVVAIQMPPLRERREDIPLLAAHFLDKYVRENHSRITGFSPEALDYLNGYDWPGNVRQLQNVIERCTVLAAGTTIGVDDLPPEVRDEESQFKSAVDLLPARLNLADTLEKIEAALLRRALARNDFVKVKAAEALGLSKSLLQYKLKKYDL
- a CDS encoding ATP-binding protein, encoding MNQTPPSTADAARPFKLARFLSWGSLVLIMATSILMSVILANSARETLLAKQREFALLLAENLNHQIYQRYTVPTLMAFGRIELQRDEQYHQLDKVISETIHGQHVMELRIYDLDGIVSYSTDPEQAGDEDLASDAVKQAAKVLVHNFEIVTNVSPWRAMIHFDLDPASVVMRTVYPLKTERSLYPGGPSGQPMGILEFSQDITDDYRAAINFQWLIIAISFTSSFFLFLLLLLFIRKADTMNRQRMQRTQKLERELLQAEKLASMGRVVAGIAHEIRNPLGIIQSSAEMLLKKARAEDSPRVTLLQVMFDEIRRLSQTVNDFLDYARPKKPRREDVDLALLLDQACTFLEHEFNGKSVTLAKDYPADLHVKGDKDLLYRALYNIMVNAMQAMDGGGTLTIQGRAEGGGARLRFIDTGPGFGQEVVARLADPFFTTKDNGTGLGLAIVANILTSHGAGLDFANAPDGGAQVTITFPADEETPHAE
- a CDS encoding pyridoxal phosphate-dependent aminotransferase, which translates into the protein MQIAKKLQNVKPSATLAISAKAMDLRAQGRSIVSLSVGEPDFGTPAHIREAAKAALDAGFTRYTQVPGIPELREAVAGYFNGHYGTSAAMEATMVTNGGKQALYNVIQALLNPGDQVLIPGPYWVSYPAMVQLADAEPVVVPSGAEQGFKITPADLDAARTPRTRMLLLNSPSNPTGVHYSAAELTALAEWAVARDVFIVSDEIYDRLVYAPARPVSLAPFWERHPEHVAVVNGLSKSFAMTGWRVGFVLAHPDLVKAMSKIQGQSTSNICSIAQKAAVAALTGPTDFMDTMCEAFARRRELAHGIVSSWPGVVCPRPDGAFYVFPDVSALYTERMPDSTAMCTVLLEEAGVAAVPGAAFGDDRCVRFSYALDDRTLTEALDKVAGVIVP